The Vicia villosa cultivar HV-30 ecotype Madison, WI linkage group LG1, Vvil1.0, whole genome shotgun sequence genome includes a region encoding these proteins:
- the LOC131620773 gene encoding kinesin-like protein KIN-5C, with translation MSTRHHEKEKGVNVQVLLRCRPFSEDELRTNAPQVVTCNEYNREVSVSQNVAGKHFDRVFTFDKVFGPSAKQKDLYDQAVVPIVNEVLEGFNCTIFAYGQTGTGKTYTMEGDSKKTKSGPNGELPAEAGVIPRAVKQIFDTLEGQNAEYSVKVTFLELYNEEITDFLAPEEISKVSLEEKQKKQLPLMEDGKGGVLVRGLEEEIVTSASEIFTLLERGSAKRRTAETLLNKQSSRSHSLFSITIHIKEATREGEELIKCGKLNLVDLAGSENISRSGAREGRAREAGEINKSLLTLGRVISALVEHLGHIPYRDSKLTRLLRDSLGGRTKTCIIATVSPAVHCLDETLSTLDYAHRAKNIRNRPEVNQKLMKTTLIKDLYGEIERLKGEVYAAREKNGIYIPKDRYIQHENEKKAMSDQVVQMNGALDSHKKQLEELQRKYDDQVLQCSQLSLKLVTTEKNLMQTSILLDNTEEELKKCRYILKEKDFIISEKRKAENALTHQACVLRADLEKAVQDNASLFLKIGREETLNIDNKTMLNNFQVELTQQVGSLCNTVATSLSRQNEHLERVENLCQSFLGIHDKAVVDLKQKITTLSASYTSLVKAMQNVVCLHKSYSDDTFQKLSSLISSNGHSVEEFLASEATKAGSIFDGLQTSLSSQQGELILFSSELRHRLSVNAKQIKDISECTHEFEDKLLKEAKKLENFASAADEIQTKSIAEFKKAYEEQSRSDAEKLVADMTSLVSNHIHRQIDLVDTKLMDLRKNSIASKSFLDEHVSSVGDILSGSKRKWRGICTQAEKDAKDTVEFSATKHGYMEELIQQSINTAQSASQNTKKTNQVINEIGVKHISEAMSIIRDAIDCNTQHDIEINSLRVTAVEDAAKNSDETLQRLNDMSIQERDSISDVLNVVKAHANTLETFREDHSGLATSIEEKSREICQQQYRDYEPCGITPTKCELEVPSKGTIESLQSLPMETLIQEFRENNSYESLDIKELKPSLIPRSPLSQVNTTKGSSNLVNIN, from the exons ATGTCCACTCGCCACCACGAGAAAGAAAAAGGCGTCAATGTCCAAGTCCTACTTCGTTGCAG ACCTTTCAGTGAAGATGAATTACGCACCAATGCTCCTCAGGTTGTCACATGCAACGAATACAACCGAGAAGTTTCCGTTTCTCAGAACGTCGCCGGCAAGCACTTTGATCGAGTTTTCACTTTCGATAAG GTCTTTGGTCCTTCTGCTAAGCAAAAAGATCTTTATGATCAAGCTGTTGTTCCGATAGTAAATGAAGTTCTAGAGGGCTTCAATTGCACAATATTTGCGTATGGTCAGACTGGTACagggaagacatacacaatggaaGGTGATTCCAAAAAGACAAAG AGTGGGCCTAATGGAGAGTTGCCTGCAGAAGCAGGAGTCATACCTAGGGCTGTTAAGCAGATTTTCGATACTCTTGAAGGCCAGAACGCTGAATATAGTGTGAAGGTTACTTTTTTAGAGTTGTATAATGAGGAGATCACTGATTTCCTTGCCCCCGAggaaatttcaaaagtttctttAGAGGAAAAGCAAAAAAAGCAGCTTCCTCTTATGGAGGATGGTAAAGGAGGTGTGCTTGTAAGAGGTCTTGAAGAAGAGATCGTAACAAGTGCTAGTGAAATTTTTACCCTACTGGAAAGGGGGTCTGCCAAACGGCGTACTGCAGAGACTTTATTGAACAAACAATCAAGTCGGTCACATTCTTTATTTTCTATTACAATTCACATCAAGGAAGCAACCCGGGAAGGTGAAGAACTTATAAAATGCGGGAAACTGAATTTGGTTGATCTAGCTGGTTCGGAAAATATCTCCCGTTCTGGTGCTAGAGAG GGTCGTGCAAGAGAAGCAGGAGAAATCAATAAAAGTTTACTTACTTTAGGGCGTGTGATCTCTGCACTTGTGGAGCACCTTGGCCATATTCCTTACAG AGATAGCAAGTTGACACGTTTATTGCGCGATTCACTTGGCGGAAGGACAAAAACCTGTATCATAGCGACCGTATCTCCTGCAGTTCATTGCTTAGACGAGACCTTGAGCACATTGGATTATGCTCACAGGGCGAAGAACATAAGAAATAGGCCAGAG GTTAATCAAAAACTGATGAAAACAACTCTAATCAAGGATCTCTATGGTGAAATTGAACGCCTAAAGGGAG AGGTGTATGCTGCTCGTGAGAAAAATGGCATCTACATACCAAAAGACAGATACATTCAACATGAGAATGAAAAGAAG GCCATGTCAGATCAGGTTGTGCAGATGAATGGTGCATTGGACAGTCATAAGAAG CAACTTGAGGAATTGCAAAGAAAATACGACGATCAAGTTTTGCAGTGCTCGCAATTGAGCTTAAAACTCGTTACCACTGAG AAAAACTTGATGCAGACCAGCATATTGCTTGATAACACAGAGGAAGAATTAAAGAAATGTCGCTATATTctgaaagaaaaagattttatCATTTCTGAGAAGAGGAAAGCAG AAAATGCTCTTACTCATCAAGCATGTGTTTTACGAGCTGATTTGGAAAAAGCTGTTCAAGATAATGcttcattgtttttgaaaattg GTAGAGAAGAAACATTGAACATAGATAACAAAACTATGTTGAATAATTTTCAAGTGGAGCTGACCCAGCAAGTTGGTTCTCTTTGTAATACTGTGGCAACATCATTGTCTCGACAGAATGAGCACCTTGAACGTGTGGAGAACCTTTGTCAATCATTTTTGGGCATTCATGATAAG GCAGTTGTTGATTTGAAACAGAAAATTACAACTCTAAGCGCTTCGTATACATCTCTTGTCAAAGCGATGCAAAATGTTGTGTGTTTGCATAAGTCGTATTCTGATGATACCTTTCAGAAACTATCATCTCTTATTTCTTCCAATGGTCACTCTGTTGAAGAA TTTCTTGCATCTGAGGCCACCAAAGCAGGTTCAATTTTTGATGGTCTTCAAACCTCTCTTTCATCGCAGCAGGGAGAATTGATACTTTTTTCAAGTGAACTACGCCAT AGATTAAGTGTCAATGCCAAGCAAATAAAGGATATATCCGAATGCACTCATGAATTTGAAGATAAGCTTTTAAAAGAAGCAAAAAAGCTTGAAAACTTTGCGTCTGCAGCTGATGAAATACAAACGAAGAGTATCGCTGAGTTTAAAAAAGCTTATGAG GAGCAATCAAGATCTGATGCAGAGAAACTTGTAGCTGATATGACTAGTTTAGTATCAAATCACATTCATCGTCAAATTGATCTG GTAGATACTAAGCTCATGGATCTTAGAAAAAATAGCATTGCTAGCAAGTCATTTTTGGATGAACATGTATCATCAGTGGGAGATATTCTGTCCGGTTCAAAGAGAAAGTGGCGGGGCATATGCACACAAGCGGAAAAAGATGCAAAGGACACCGTGGAATTTTCTGCCACTAAACATGGTTATATGGAGGAGCTTATACAACAGAG TATCAATACCGCTCAATCAGCTtcccaaaatacaaaaaagaCAAATCAAGTTATAAATGAGATTGGAGTCAAACATATTTCAGAAGCAATGTCAATTATCAG GGATGCTATCGATTGCAACACGCAGCATGATATTGAGATTAATTCTCTTCGGGTTACAGCTGTGGAAGATGCGGCAAAGAACAGTGATGAGACCCTTCAGCGGTTGAATG ACATGTCTATACAAGAGCGAGATTCCATATCTGATGTTTTGAATGTTGTCAAAGCTCACGCGAATACACTTGAAACCTTTAGAGAGGATCACTCTGGCCTAGCAACTTCGATTGAAGAAAAGTCACGAGAAATTTGTCAGCAGCAGTATAGA GACTATGAGCCATGTGGGATCACTCCAACAAAATGTGAACTTGAAGTTCCAAGTAAAGGGACAATAGAGTCTCTTCAATCCTTGCCAATGGAAACCCTTATTCAGGAATTTCGGGAAAACAATTCATATGAATCACTTGATATAAAGGAATTGAAACCGTCACTAATACCTCGTTCTCCTCTTAGTCAAGTAAATACAACCAAAGGGAGTAGTAACTTAGTTAATATCAATTAA